The Mycobacteriales bacterium genomic sequence ACCCCGCCGAGGCGTCGCTCGGTGGCGGGACAGGGCCACCCGAGACCGGGACGGCGACGTCCTGGACCGGGCGGACCCGGCGGATCGCGCTGCGCTGGCTGCCGCCGGACCGACTGCTTCCCGAGCACCAGCCGTCGTACGTCGCGTCCTGGATCTACGTGTTCGGCGTGGCCAGCCTCGCGGCGCTGGTGATGGCGATCCTGTCCGGCGCGCTGATCGCTCTCGGTGGCGTCGACTGGTGGCACACGAACTCGGTCGGCCACTTCTTCAACAGCATGCACCTGTGGAGCGTCGAGCTATTCATGGCGTTCATGGTCGTCCATCTCTGGGGCAAGTTCTGGATGGCTGCCTGGCGTGGCCGCCGGGCCCGCACGTGGATCACCGGGGTCCTGGCGTTCCTGGTCTCTGTCGTCGAGTGCTTCACCGGCTACGTGTCGCAGCAGAACTTCGACTCGCAGTGGATCGCGACCAACGGCAAGGACGCATTCAACGCCGCAGGGGTCGGCGGCTTCTGGAATGTCATGCGATTCGGCCAGATGCTGCTCTGGCACATCGTGCTGGTCCCGCTGGTGCTGCTTGCACTGGTCGGCGTACACATCCTGCTCGTCCGCCACCGCGGCGTCGTGCACCCGTTCCCGCCGCGCAGTGGTCGAGATGCGCTCGGCCGGCTGATCGACGGCGGTCGCACCCGCCTCGGACGCCGGCAGGTCAAGGCTGACGACGCCGCCGAGTGGCGAGGTCCGCGCCGCAGCTACGACCTGATCCGCGAGGCGCTGGCCGCCACTGCCGTGGTCGCTCTTGCCACCGTGGCCTTGGCCGCCATCCTGTCGTCGCCCGACAAGCCGCAGATAACCGTGCGGCAGTGGGCCGCCGCGGCGCCCGACGACTTCGTCGGGACCGCCGCGACGGAGCTTGCCGGGACGTCGTTCTCCGCCACCTACGGCCCGCCGTACAACCACGGTGACGGTGCCGTGCAGGGACTCGGTGTCTCCTGGCAACGGATGGCGGGCGTCCTCTACCCGGTGAACCCGCAGAAGATGTTCGTGCTCGACCCGCTGCGTGCCTCGGCCGGTCACGACCCGACGCTGCACGACGCCCTGGTCCGGTGGGACGCCGCGCCGGCCACGCAGCGGAGCACCTGGGCCAACAACTACGCGGACGCGGCCGCCAAGAAGGTGACCTTCCCGAACGGGACGCCGACGGTCTCACCCGGCAGTTACGGGCCGGTGCCCGAGCTGATGACGGCCGAGCTCACTCTTGCCCGCGACGGTGCGCTCGACGCCAGTCTGCTGTCCGGCCAGCCCTTCTACGGGACCGACCTGACCCGCGCGCTGCTGTTCCCGGCGGACGGCGGTTACTACGCCGACCAGGCCGCTGCGGAGCACCTGCAGGGCACGCAGTGGGGCGTGATGAACGAGACCGGCAGCTACCCCGGTCAGCCGTGGCTGTGGCTCTACCAGCTCTGGTACCACGTGCCCGGCATCGACGCCAACAGCAACATCGACCTCATCGCGATCTACCTGACCGGCGCGGCGACCGTGCTGCTGCTCCTCGTGCCGTTCATCCCGGGCCTGCGCTCGATCCCTCGCGGGATCCCCGTCTACCGGCTGATCTGGCGCCACTACTACCGCGAGACCGAACGCCGGTAGCCGGCCGGACGGGCCGCACGGGGTCGGCGTGCGGGACCTTCTGCCCTGTCGCCGCCGCGGCGTACGGCGTGAGTCTGGGGTGAGCACTCGACCAGGAGGTGCGCCATGAAGGCGGTCGTCGTCTACGAGTCGATGTTCGGAAACACCCGCCGTGTCGCCACCGCGATCGCCGAGGGGCTCGGCCCGGCCGGCGAGGTCGTGGTCGTGCCCGTCGGCGAGGTCACCCCGGCGGTGTGGGGCGATGCCGACCTGCTGGTGGTCGGCGGCCCGACCCACGTGCACGGCATGAGCGGTCCCCGCTCGCGCCAGGCAGCGGACGAGATGGCCCGCAAGCCCGGCAGCGGCGTGGCGTTCGAGCCCGGCGCGGAGGCCGCAGGGCTGCGCGAATGGCTTGCCGGGCGCCCGGACCTCGCCACCGCGGTCGCGGCGTTCGACACCAGGATGCACGGTCCGGCGTTCTTCACCGGGCGCGCGTCTCGCCGCATCCTGCGCTCGTTGAAGCGGCTGGGTGGTCGCCCGGTCGCGGCGCCGGAGAGCTTCTTCGTCACCAGGGCCAGCCTCCTCGACGCGGGTGAGTGCGAGCGCGCGCGGCAGTGGGGTGCCGGCCTTGCCGCCAGCGTGCCCGGCCGGGTGAGCGTGAAGACGTGATCGCGCCGGAGCCACTGCTCGTCGCCGAGGGTGTCCGCAAGGTCTACCGCACGGGCACCATCGAGGTGGAGGCGCTGCGCGGGCTGGACCTGCAGGTCGACGCGGGCGAGCTCGTCGGGGTGATGGGCCCGTCCGGGTCCGGCAAGACCACGCTGCTCAACTGCCTGTCCGGTCTCGACGACATCGACGGCGGTCGGGTGCTCGTGCAGGGTCGCGACCTGTTCGCGATGTCCGACCGGAAGCGCACCGACCACCGGGCCCGGGCGATGGGCTTCGTCTTCCAGGCGTTCAACCTGATCCCTGTGTTCTCCGCGGAGGAGAACTGTGAGATCCCGTTGCTACTCACCGGGGTGCCCGCCGCCGAGGCACGGGCGCGGGCCCGCGAGATGCTGGAGCGCGTCGGGCTCGGCCATCGCGCCGAGCACCGCCCCAACGAGATGTCCGGCGGGGAGCAGCAGCGGGTCGCGATCGCGCGGGCCCTCGTCGCCCGGCCCGCACTGGTCTGGGCCGACGAGCCGACCGGCAACCTCGACTCGGCGATGGCTGAGCGCGTCATGGACCTGCTGATCGAGCTCAACCGGGATGACGGGCAGACGATCGTGCTCGTCACGCACGACGGCGGCATCGGCGAGCGGCTGCCGCGGCTGCTGCGGATGCACGACGGCACGCTGGTGGATGACGTACGCCGCAGAGCGGGGCCACCGGTCGCGGTCGCCCTCCCCGTCGGGTGAGCGGCCGTGTATCCCGGGCTACGGGGACCCCTGCTGATCCTGGTGGCGGTCAGCCTCACCGGGCTACTGGTCCTGCTGATCCGCCAGCCGGTCTCACGCCGGCTGGCCTTCCGCCAGGTCGCCCGCCGCCGGACCGAGGCGGCGCTGGTCGTCACCGGGTCGGTGCTGGGCACCGCCATCATCGTCGGCGCGCTGATCGTCGGTGACACGCTCAACCACTCCGTGCGCGACGCCGCCTACCGCACGCTCGGCCCGATCGACGAGCGCGTCGTGGCGACCGATCCGGCCGTCGGCGCGACGCTGACCGCCCGGCTCCGCCCGCTCGCCGGCGACCCCTCGGTCGACGGCGTGCTGAGTGGTCTGGTCACCCAGGCCGCGGCCACGACGGGCAGCGGGTCCACCGCGACGGCCGAACCTCGGGTGCTCGCGTGGGACCTCGACCTGTCCGCGGCGGCCGGTTTCGGGAAGGCTGGGGGTGACCCCGGCCTCTCCGGTCCGAAGGCCCGACCGGGCACGGCCGTCGTCAACGAGCCGCTGGCGACCAGCCTGGCCCTGCACGTCGGCGAGCCGCTCACGCTCTATGTCGGCGGCCTGCCGAGACAGGTGACCGTCGCGCGGATCGTGCCCGAGCGAGGCCTGGCCGGCATGGGGCTCGGCGCAGCCGTCAACCGCAACGTCTTCCTGGCCCCGGGCTCCCTGACGACCGGGCCGGGGGTCGCCACGGTGGCGCTGGTGTCCAACCGGGGCGGGGTCGAGACCGGGGACCGGCTCACGTCGGCAGTCCTGCGGGACATGCGCAGCGCACTGGGGCCGGCCGCCGCAGTGGTCACCATCGACAGCCCGAAGCACACCGTGCTGGACAACGCTCGGCAGACCGGAGACACGCTGGGCGCGCTGTTCCTCATGATCGGCAGTTTCAGCATCATCGCGGGCTCGTTGCTGCTCGTGAACATCTTCGTGATGCTTGCCGAGGAGCGGAAGTCGCAGCTCGGCATGCTGCGCGCCCTCGGCATGAGCCGGTCTCGTCTCGTCGGCGCGCTGATGCTGGAGGGAGCCACCTACGCAGTCACCTCGGTGGTGCCGGGGATCCTGCTGGGGCTCGGCGTCGGCTACGGCGTGGCCTTGGTGGCGGCGCAGGTGTTCCGGACGTGGTCCTCCGATGCGACTGGCCTGGCCGTCTCCTTCGCCGTCACCCCCACGAGCCTCATCAACGGCGCGGCGCTCGGCCTGGTCATCTCCGCGCTCACGATCCTGCTCACCGCGGCACAGATCAGCCGCTTCAACATCATCGGCGCCATCCGCGATCTGCCCCCGTCGGTGAGCGCGCGCGGCCGTCGCGGCCTGCTCGTCGGCGGCAGCCTCGCGGCTGTGGCCACGGCGGCGCTCGCCGTCCCGGCCGTCATCAGCAGCTCCGGCGTGCCCACGTTGCTGCTGCCGTCGATGGCCGTGCTCTTCGCCATCCCGGTGCTGCAGCGGGTGGTGGGCGGCGCGGCCGGCACCGTCGCTGCGGGGACGGTGCTCACCTGGACGCTCGTGGCCACCGTCGTACGTCCCGGAATCTTCGACACCCCCTCGATGTCGGTGTTCGTGGTGCTCGGCTCGCTGCTCGCGTTCTCGTCCGTCGTCCTCGTCAGCCGCAACCAGGGGCTGCTGCTCTGGCCGGTACGCCGGCTGCTCGAGCGCTCGACCCAGAACGGGCTGGCCGTGCGCCTGGCCGTCGCCTATCCGCTCGCGAAGCGGTTCCGCACCGGCGCGACGCTGGTCATGTACACGCTCATCACCCTGGTGCTGGTGCTGCTCGCCGAGATCTCCGGCGTCATCAACGGCAGCATCGACGCCACGATCCGCAACGCAACGGCGGGATTCGGCCTGCGGGTCGACGTCAACCCGGCCGTCTCGGCGCAGACGCTGGCCGCGCTGCGCGGGCCGGCCCTGGCCGACCAGGTGAGCGAGGTGGCGCCGATCCTGTCCGCTGCCGCCCAGTCCTCGGACCCCGGGCACCGCACCGACGCGCCGATCCGCGCGGTCGTCGTCGGGATGCCGGGCGGCAGCATCGACGCGATGCCGTTCGACCGACGGATGCCGCTACTGGCCTCCGACCGGGCGGTGTGGGACCTGATCGCGCGCAACCCGTCCTACGTGGCCATCGACGCGGTCTACGGATCGACCGGCGGCCCGCCGGGCCGGTCCTACGAGCCGGGCGACACCTTCCGGGTCACCGACCCGGTCAGCGGCCGGACCGAGACCAAGCGGATCGCGGGCATCCTCCGCCACGGCATCGTGTTCTACCCGGCGACGAGCGACGGCGGCACGGCGTATCCGATCGTCGCCTCCACCGGCGCGGTCCAGGAACAGTTCGGCGCCGGGGCGAAGGTCTCCGCCGCGCTGCTCCGGTTGCGACCGGGCGTGGACGCCCGGCAGCTCGCCACCCGCCTGCAGGGCCGGTTCCTCGCCTCGTCGCTCGTCGCGACGCCGCTCGACGACAGCATCCGGCGGGTCTTCGCCGCGAACACCGCGTTCTTCCGGCTCATGCAGGGGTTCCTGGCGCTCGGCCTGCTCATCGGGGTGACCGGGCTCGGCGTCGTGATGGTGCGCGCCGTGCGGGAGCGCCGCCGGACCGTGGGTGTGCTGCGCGCGCTCGGAGTGCGCGCACGCACGGTGGCCCGGTCGTTCCTCGCCGAGAGCACCCTGGTGGCTGTCGAAGGCATAGTGCTGGGTTGCGTGCTCGGCGTGCTGACAACGTGGCTCATGTACCAGAAGAGCGCCGCGTTCGAGAGCGTCCAGACCGGGTTCCCCATCGCCTGGGGGTCGATCGCCGCCCTGCTCGGCGTCACGCTGGTCGCCTCCCTGGCCGCGACCCTCGCCCCGGCCCGGCGGGCGGCCGGCATCAAGCCCGCGCTGGCCGTGCGGGTCGCCGACTGACCCGGCGCACATCGACCCGGCGCCGTCTCACCGGCGGATCCCGGGTGAACCCGGACGCGGACCCGCGGCCCTGGACTAATGGCGGGCGAGCAGCTTCTGCATCCCTTCGGCGTACTTCTCCATGTCCGGGTCCTGGGCGAACAGGTCGGCGTACTTCTTGCGGGCCTCTTCGCGCTTGGCCGGGATGAACTCGGTCGGGAACAGCCCCTCGTGCGGGCGGTACTGCGACAGCACGTTGCGGGCGACGGTGACCTTGTGCACCTCGTCGACGCCGTCGGCGATGCCCATCGTCGGCGCGGAGGCGTACATCTGCTGGATCGGGGTCAGGTTCGTCGTGCCCAGCGAGCCGAGGATGTGCAGCGCCCGGAAGGACACGTCACGCAGCACCTTCGCCATCGTGTACTTCGTCGCGGCGATCTGCGTCCGCGCTTCCTGCGTCGAGGAGTTGTCGATCGTCCAAGCGGTCCAGAGCACCAGCAGCCGGAGCATGTGGATCTCGGCGTAGGAGTCGGCGATCGCCTCCTGCACCATCTGGTGCTCACCGATGACCTTGCCGTGCGACTCGCGTGACAGCGCCCGCTCGCACATCATGTCGAAGGCCAGCTTGCACTGGGCGATCGTGCGCATGGCGTGGTGGATGCGGCCGCCGCCTAGCCGCCGCTGCGCCAGCACCTTCGCGCCGTTCTCCGGGCCGAGCAGGTGGTCGAGGGGCACCCGCACGTCGACGTACTTCACCCAGTTGTGCGACGACGGGTAGGGCTGGATCTCCACGCCCGGCGTGTCCTTGGGCACCACGAACATGCCGTTGGTGCACATGACGAAGAGGATGTCGGCGACCCGCGCCGCGCTGGTGAACCACTTCTCGCCGTTGATGACCCACTCGTCGCCGTCCCGCACCGCGTGGGTCTTGAACAGGTTGGGGTCGGACCCGCCCTGCGGCTCGGTCATCGAGTAGGCCGACCAGATCTCCTGGTTCATCAGCGGCTTGAGCCAGCGCTCCTTCTGCTCGTCGGTGCCGTAGGCCGCGAGCATCTCCATGTTGCCGGTGTCGGGCGCCTGGCAGCCGAAGATCGCCGGCGCGGAGCCGTAACGGCCGAGGATCTCGTTGAGCAGCGCGAGCTTGAGCTGGCCGAACCCGGGCCCGCCCAGCTCTTTGTCCAGGAAGACGGCCCAGAGCCCCTGGTCCTTCACCTGCTGCTTCAGCGGGTCGACCAGCGCCCTGATCTTCGGGTCGCGCGCGCGCACTGCGAACGGGAAGACGAGGTCGAGCGGCTCGATCTCGTTCTTGCAGAATTCGGCGACCCAGTCGAGCTTCTCCTGGAACTTCGGCTCGGTCGAAAAGTCCCATGCCATGGCGCTGCCCCTTCGCTGCGTGCCCGGACGTCAGGTGCATCATTGCGTGCCTCCGTTGCACACGGCGACGCGCCCACGGAGGATGCCTTCATGAGCGACGCCCTCGGGGGGACCGGCGACGTCCGCGTCTCGGACGCGGACCGTGATCTCGCGATCGCCCAGCTGCGCCAGCATGCGGCCGAGGGTCGGCTCACCCTCGACGAGTTCAGCGAACGCGTGGGTCAGGCGTTGGGCGCCGTGACCCGGGCCGACCTCGATGCCGTGCTCGCGGACCTCCCGACTGGCTCCGCGCCGGTGCCGGCGAAGGGACGCGTACGCCGGTGGTTCGTGGCCGTCATGAGTGGAGCCGAGGCGCGTGGCCGGTGGCGCACGGGTGCCCGCGTCAACGCGGTCGCCCTCATGGGCGGTTGCTACCTCGACTTCCGGCGGGCGGTCATCGACGAGCCCGAGGTCGTCGTCACCGCGGTCGCACTCATGGGCGGGGTCCACATCATCGTCCCGGAGGGCGTCGACGTGGAGCTCACCGGGCTGCCGATCATGGGCGGCAAACGCCTGCAGATCGCCGACGTCCCCGTGTTGCCAGGCTCGCCACGGATCGTGGTCCGGGCTTTTCCGATCATGGGCGGCGTCGAGGTGCGCTCCAAGGGTGCGGGGGAGAAGGACGAGACCCCGGCCGTCCCCGGCATGCCGCCGATGCCCGGCGTCCCCACCGTCCCGGGAATGCCGGTGCCCGGAGTCCACGGAGTCCACGGAGTCCCCGGAGTCCCCGGGGCACCGACGGGCCATGGCATGTTCCCGCCCAACGGCGCGGGCCCCGTCCGGGGCGTGTCCCACCAGCCGGAGGCGGGCGCCACGGTGCCCGAGGGCACCGTCACGATCATGTTCAGCGACGTGTGCGCGTTCAGCGAGCTGACCGAACGCCTCGGCGACGTGGCCATGCACCGCCTGCTCGCCGAGCACAACCGGATCGTGCGCGCCGAGGTGGCCGCCCATGACGGCCAGGTGGTGAAGGCGAACGGCGACGGCTTCATGGTCGTCTTCACCAGCGCCGCCCGAGCACTTCGCTGCGCGGCCGCGGTGCAGCAGGCGGTACGCCGGGTGCACCCCGGCGGGGAGGAGGTGCGCCTGCACATCGGGTTGCACGCCGGAGAGGTGGTCCACGACGGCACCGACCTGATCGGTCAGGCGGTCAACC encodes the following:
- a CDS encoding cytochrome b N-terminal domain-containing protein is translated as MSQLASATHVVAAPVDLNGPGTYLHWSVFEISAANLGVIIAMVLLFVAALGLRFPAGRPVEPAADPAEASLGGGTGPPETGTATSWTGRTRRIALRWLPPDRLLPEHQPSYVASWIYVFGVASLAALVMAILSGALIALGGVDWWHTNSVGHFFNSMHLWSVELFMAFMVVHLWGKFWMAAWRGRRARTWITGVLAFLVSVVECFTGYVSQQNFDSQWIATNGKDAFNAAGVGGFWNVMRFGQMLLWHIVLVPLVLLALVGVHILLVRHRGVVHPFPPRSGRDALGRLIDGGRTRLGRRQVKADDAAEWRGPRRSYDLIREALAATAVVALATVALAAILSSPDKPQITVRQWAAAAPDDFVGTAATELAGTSFSATYGPPYNHGDGAVQGLGVSWQRMAGVLYPVNPQKMFVLDPLRASAGHDPTLHDALVRWDAAPATQRSTWANNYADAAAKKVTFPNGTPTVSPGSYGPVPELMTAELTLARDGALDASLLSGQPFYGTDLTRALLFPADGGYYADQAAAEHLQGTQWGVMNETGSYPGQPWLWLYQLWYHVPGIDANSNIDLIAIYLTGAATVLLLLVPFIPGLRSIPRGIPVYRLIWRHYYRETERR
- a CDS encoding flavodoxin; translation: MKAVVVYESMFGNTRRVATAIAEGLGPAGEVVVVPVGEVTPAVWGDADLLVVGGPTHVHGMSGPRSRQAADEMARKPGSGVAFEPGAEAAGLREWLAGRPDLATAVAAFDTRMHGPAFFTGRASRRILRSLKRLGGRPVAAPESFFVTRASLLDAGECERARQWGAGLAASVPGRVSVKT
- a CDS encoding ABC transporter ATP-binding protein; translated protein: MIAPEPLLVAEGVRKVYRTGTIEVEALRGLDLQVDAGELVGVMGPSGSGKTTLLNCLSGLDDIDGGRVLVQGRDLFAMSDRKRTDHRARAMGFVFQAFNLIPVFSAEENCEIPLLLTGVPAAEARARAREMLERVGLGHRAEHRPNEMSGGEQQRVAIARALVARPALVWADEPTGNLDSAMAERVMDLLIELNRDDGQTIVLVTHDGGIGERLPRLLRMHDGTLVDDVRRRAGPPVAVALPVG
- a CDS encoding FtsX-like permease family protein; translated protein: MYPGLRGPLLILVAVSLTGLLVLLIRQPVSRRLAFRQVARRRTEAALVVTGSVLGTAIIVGALIVGDTLNHSVRDAAYRTLGPIDERVVATDPAVGATLTARLRPLAGDPSVDGVLSGLVTQAAATTGSGSTATAEPRVLAWDLDLSAAAGFGKAGGDPGLSGPKARPGTAVVNEPLATSLALHVGEPLTLYVGGLPRQVTVARIVPERGLAGMGLGAAVNRNVFLAPGSLTTGPGVATVALVSNRGGVETGDRLTSAVLRDMRSALGPAAAVVTIDSPKHTVLDNARQTGDTLGALFLMIGSFSIIAGSLLLVNIFVMLAEERKSQLGMLRALGMSRSRLVGALMLEGATYAVTSVVPGILLGLGVGYGVALVAAQVFRTWSSDATGLAVSFAVTPTSLINGAALGLVISALTILLTAAQISRFNIIGAIRDLPPSVSARGRRGLLVGGSLAAVATAALAVPAVISSSGVPTLLLPSMAVLFAIPVLQRVVGGAAGTVAAGTVLTWTLVATVVRPGIFDTPSMSVFVVLGSLLAFSSVVLVSRNQGLLLWPVRRLLERSTQNGLAVRLAVAYPLAKRFRTGATLVMYTLITLVLVLLAEISGVINGSIDATIRNATAGFGLRVDVNPAVSAQTLAALRGPALADQVSEVAPILSAAAQSSDPGHRTDAPIRAVVVGMPGGSIDAMPFDRRMPLLASDRAVWDLIARNPSYVAIDAVYGSTGGPPGRSYEPGDTFRVTDPVSGRTETKRIAGILRHGIVFYPATSDGGTAYPIVASTGAVQEQFGAGAKVSAALLRLRPGVDARQLATRLQGRFLASSLVATPLDDSIRRVFAANTAFFRLMQGFLALGLLIGVTGLGVVMVRAVRERRRTVGVLRALGVRARTVARSFLAESTLVAVEGIVLGCVLGVLTTWLMYQKSAAFESVQTGFPIAWGSIAALLGVTLVASLAATLAPARRAAGIKPALAVRVAD
- a CDS encoding acyl-CoA dehydrogenase family protein; the protein is MAWDFSTEPKFQEKLDWVAEFCKNEIEPLDLVFPFAVRARDPKIRALVDPLKQQVKDQGLWAVFLDKELGGPGFGQLKLALLNEILGRYGSAPAIFGCQAPDTGNMEMLAAYGTDEQKERWLKPLMNQEIWSAYSMTEPQGGSDPNLFKTHAVRDGDEWVINGEKWFTSAARVADILFVMCTNGMFVVPKDTPGVEIQPYPSSHNWVKYVDVRVPLDHLLGPENGAKVLAQRRLGGGRIHHAMRTIAQCKLAFDMMCERALSRESHGKVIGEHQMVQEAIADSYAEIHMLRLLVLWTAWTIDNSSTQEARTQIAATKYTMAKVLRDVSFRALHILGSLGTTNLTPIQQMYASAPTMGIADGVDEVHKVTVARNVLSQYRPHEGLFPTEFIPAKREEARKKYADLFAQDPDMEKYAEGMQKLLARH
- a CDS encoding DUF1707 domain-containing protein, which gives rise to MSDALGGTGDVRVSDADRDLAIAQLRQHAAEGRLTLDEFSERVGQALGAVTRADLDAVLADLPTGSAPVPAKGRVRRWFVAVMSGAEARGRWRTGARVNAVALMGGCYLDFRRAVIDEPEVVVTAVALMGGVHIIVPEGVDVELTGLPIMGGKRLQIADVPVLPGSPRIVVRAFPIMGGVEVRSKGAGEKDETPAVPGMPPMPGVPTVPGMPVPGVHGVHGVPGVPGAPTGHGMFPPNGAGPVRGVSHQPEAGATVPEGTVTIMFSDVCAFSELTERLGDVAMHRLLAEHNRIVRAEVAAHDGQVVKANGDGFMVVFTSAARALRCAAAVQQAVRRVHPGGEEVRLHIGLHAGEVVHDGTDLIGQAVNLASRLTDAAGPDEILVSTLARELAAGSREFRFGEPREVDLKGLGPRVAFPLEWKATETL